Part of the Lotus japonicus ecotype B-129 chromosome 6, LjGifu_v1.2 genome, tcccctttatcacaagttgattgtatatctattgtattatgtaagttgaccctagcgccttggctttgtttgtatgtttgtgtttgggcggtcggcctgctgccaggcgtctgtcagccggttcgtgatgatgcGTTGtacgggaaagacccggagcggaacaactattactgaagctttcgacgaggacccggacttcatgcctgatcgagggagggtcgatgatagtagtgtggggtatgggtggttagagtcttttggagttggttgttactgtaatagctctgattcgttttgcttttgggacagggtaggttcccgatgcatggctttttgtgtgattctcttacggagggatcacagtgagtcagtcggaccataggggtctttgcttaggccattttgaggccgactttctcctggtggtttgtaattatactttttctcactcacacttctggatctgtaaatatttgcctacgggcacactactttggagtcactgcgagtgtgtggggcgtggaagtgcagctgaggctgtacatgtttatatttgatgtatattggttagtttagtagttgtgttttgtctttacttctttatcgttttgatttaaaggaatcaatcggaaaaaaattacctgttttccgcgtaaagattatttttggttactaaagtgacacctggaaatcggggtgttacattgtggtatcagagcttgtcgagtcttttgggagtccttggggaataggtcttctgtgctaggttgtgtgactctgcaaagagtaaaaaattgattgtctgccaagcgatcttcgctttaattgattgaagttgctacctaatcatattgtatagttatgcataatactatcttatgattggtactgactgtttgctaaacgaatacagaacatggtgaacgcgaaccaacttgctgagatggtggccactttggtccaagctatgactgtacagacgaatgacaatgcacataggcgtgctactgaggatgcacgcgagctataccggcttcagagagaagcagccctggaccagaacaggggattgaatgatttcagaagacagaatccacccaagttcacgggcgggactgacccggacgaggcggatctctggatccaagaggtagagaagattttcgaagtactacagactagtggaggggctaaggtgggcctggcaacttatctactactgggcgatgctgagtactggtggaggggcaccagagggatgatggaggcaaaccatgttgaggtgaactgggaTTCTTTTCGTGCCgcctttctggagaagtattttcctgatagtgctcgtgacgagcgtgagtcgcagtttctgactcttcgtcaagggagcatgactattccggaatatgctgctaagttagaatctttggccaaacacttccgatttttccgtgatcaggttgatgaaccctatatgtgcaagcgctttgtgaggggactgagagctgacattgaggactcagtgagaccgttggggattatgaggtttcaagctttggttgagaaggccaccgaggtggaactgatgaagaataggaggatggaccgggctggaactgggggaccaatgaggtcgagttcccggagctatcaaggaaaaggaaagtttcagatgaagaagccttatcagcgtcctgtGGGGGAaaggtttaccccaggatcgtACAAGCCTATGGTTACGGCTGCTGCTGGAGGAACGGGAAACCAGATTGCAATCCAAGATGTGAAAtgcttcaggtgtggaaagttgGGGCACTATGCAAGTGCGTGCTCAGAACCGAAGCCCAAGTGTTTCAACTGCAACCAACCGGGGCACAACGCCAGTCAGTGTAGGGCACCCAAGGCGGAGCCGTCTGTCAATgctgcaaggggaaagcgccctgctgctagaggaagggtttatatcatggacggtgaaggagctgaggggttAGCCAGAGGTGAgtgcaagaacgatggtaaccttctaactattctttctcattctagtacaacaTGCTCATCATTACTCTTGTAgaatgtgcaacacacctaacttagttatactgtttgagctttgaccttacagttattacacctactaagaatttatttgactgccgctcgtgttttaactatagaagttacacgaggtttagaataacacactaagtctagaaagtagtcttccaccgatgcgattatgaggaagctagtagctgaagaacgaatcttagggagattccgtatgggtagtatacgtgtcatgttgagggtgtgtagttccgtagcgggatcattaaaggatttagtatcaggatatttgtgactactggaggataggaactcattgactgttccagtgggtttttctaaatttccaccttcgatgtattaggcctgatcaacctactattgagggggtgatattcggaatcacagctggttatggactttgatagaaggacgggtaagatgaatttgaattgaatgaggattagtcggatttgggaggaaagttcgtgttaagcatttgattgtaaaagattaagttGTGGAAGTCGacgagtgtcgtatagacattggttggttagttcgtgtgattacttcaagtagaggtagaccaagtcaagagatttagtgctggaaaagtattaagtagtttctcggaagttatgaagtcataggttatgtgattgctgaggggagttgttagagactaaataagttggatttaatcatgttttagatgataccttgatggtagcgagattgagaagaattagctctaaactagattgttatagtcgagttcgaggaataagttttgctaagcgtttgattaatatgtggagacattatagtcttaagagatgaattttcgcttgaaaagtgttgaattaatgattaagttggagaaagaaagttttagcataagttgaatacttgaggttgttgatatggattccaaggaaatatgctgagattactaagtgagatttactaagttggattgaaatcttagggttaagattgaatcttgagagccgagaatcacgtacgagtaggagatcttatggttgtaggtgtgacaataggagttgaatcttagaagattgaagacccgaaggtgagtttcgggttaagaccattgaggtgtagtataagagggatcttgaagtaagggaattctgggttgtgtggagtgttaaggttggtgatcgattgatgttgattatgaggttgcggacataatgaccatgtgataagatttgaatgatgttagcataataagttgtggatgtgaaagcatgacgacactggtcaggtcgtttgggtaagtgaaggagttatagtttttaagaaactgatattcatttaagaagtattgaaggattaaaggtcattagaggaccaaacttggtgaaggtttaggttttaaatctatgaatatctgtctaaggtgtgtaggacttgaagtttgtcagaatttgattgagaaattaagaagttgattgacgagatggtgattgagtcacaaaaaggaaggtgttagtattaagacgaatatctgaggttgttatattttgacgagtttcgtagagtttaagagtcaatggctagttaagtcccttgaggtatagttatgatgtaatcttctagaggataagtctcgatttgtgcgaagggttagggatttcagtgagtgtaaataggtttgagtgagggaagtttcgaggaagaagacggtaaaaacggattgttagatattaagaggaggattatcttataagttgttgataaattgatgtcgAAGgagataagattagtgaaggacaaggaataaggacataagtcgagttttaattcgaatagtgactaagtagaagtttgattacttggtgtgtgtaaaaatagttacgaagttagaggtgttttaatggactagcggtttccaagggggaggattcgtttagaagttatcgaacgaacaagtggagttttggactgtagataaagatcacgaggacaagttgagtatctactttgagatgacagagaggcactgagtttaagaagaattccggacgaccgaaagtaaagaagtaagtggctaagattgtgcgacttcacggaatgccaaccggtatcatttcaagaagagatccgacgcaagtgatcgagccagacggcatgaagttgaatgatggtttgtcttttgagacaccgacagttagcagtggggatagaagagtgaaacagttaaggggaaaacaactggcttaagtaaaggttatgaggaacaatgacacgggcaatgctacaggggaattggaagaccagatcaaggaactgtattccggacttttctcagaactctgagtttcgaggacgaaactttctttttggaggggagtattgtaagacccggattttcggaacaagttaatttctgactcacgcgtggaatcagtgtaagcgtgacaggagtttgatatttgagaaagattaatgaagaagaaagttcaggaattgctcgaggaatgtggcgttgtttctttcggagctagtgcgagtcgtctgcacacctgccttatggcgagcatgtccagaataggctatttcgctcttaaagcaacgttttaagtgagatttcgaactcttggaaaatttaaagtttctctttatttttccatcgaccagcgtttcatttcggaactctggactgtacgcacgataggtttaacttttcggatgtccgccgacgctaatttctttgcttcgaaaccctattttcgagcaatggatgaagactttttctattcgggacttctaacgaagattccgtccgcgttgccagatttgtttcgacgtttccaatctttcttcagaaggaagttttgtcgtccggcgatcacagcaaaaagtagtttttcgggacagatttaacttacaccgcttttgagattttcgatatcgtttttcccatatcatagatatttgttttgagttctggatttctgacgccagaatctctcttagaattccttggtgaacgtgctgcaaaaatcggaatcgcgaaattttcattttcccgcgatttcacccgcctataaataggcgaaaaagcaaaaatatctCCACAAACACCAcacaaggccgcgagtttgggggagcttgggggaggagagattttcgcgaaaacttgaccaatctccgtgcagttcgtccctacttctaggtatcaaggtaactaacacgattcctacctctgattgttgtttctgttgcgtttctgaagtcgtttctgtgctctaagttttgagttttttctaaaattgtccgatttctctgatttctcgcttgggttatgttccttatgttcccctgagtctaaaacctctgtcagtaaactctgattgcgattcagttgtccaggatctgaaaaattgactcaaaactctttttgtctcacatttcgaaactttattgtcgtaaagctataatctgacttcgtgcctttaggatttgttgtcacggatgtcatgaggatcgttgctgtcaaatctgttttcagaacggataactttgaagttttgagcctttattttggaccaaaatgcccctgcgtagtcgtatttcggcccgattgtccgaaaattgttctgacagtttctttgccttagttttaccctaaaactaccttgtgaattgatttgatcaaagaaaaagagccgaagccctttttcctttgaggccgtggactatttcctttaggggggagtttttcggtttcgaaaacttgtcttttcgtacctgattgtcctattctgaagctttaatgctttgtctatcgtttatgtattgttttgcgatcgaactaatcgattttgtttggattctgctttgtttttctccgaggttcagttgaggaaactttggaagactcagagcaattgtttgaggagaactttgtttgcgaagctggaacagctcgaggttagggcaacttacatatatattagctatgatttcataataggcgtcgataaattcgacttatgctttgctatgatattgattatgatgatggtttattgttatgaatgttttcataacttatgatgttgatgttgtgttggattgagcgttttgacgcgacttcggagtggagattcattgatctggtgatctttgacatttcgggttggatgaacaaccctaggcaagtccaaacgaggggtttgaggcttagccatttgttgggattcgtttgaatacttagactttccccgggaaacttcttttggagggtttttggaaaacttagaatgattagaatttcgaaaactagagactctgggagacttagaatttgagaagtaaactcataacttgactaattcaattcgaaacgtttttactaaacgaataatcataggagaactaaaggggaaaatatttacgaaagacggggaaaagtcggcttttgttgtgggtttggagagttttggaattggggaaagccactaaggtgagctatggtgatgattgaaagtcaccgagtactctagtactcttgggagtgttgttcgagtcgtgttgtattgaccggcacagactctgggctttgtttgtgggttttgtggtgggagttgtgttgtattgaccgacactaactcatggttttgttggattgggttgtgagctaaacacttccgtggtaagggcgattcgttgtttggctaaccatattgcatcaatcgggtgaataacgggaatggttcacctgtgcatatcatatggtgaataacgggaatggttcaccaaggatgaataacgggaatggttcatccaggatggataacgggaatggtccatccatagtgaagaacgggaagcttcactgaggcgtgagacttcgtgaaagcatggaacttcactgaagcgtgagacttcgtgaaagtgagtaagcttcactgaggcgtgagacttcgtgaaagcagaaacttcactgaggcgggagacctcgtggagacgggaaccttcgctgaaacgggagattttgcggaggcgtacacctttgctgaagcgggagactttgcggaggcgtgcaacttcactgaagcgtgagacttcgtgaaggcgcgaaacttcactgaagcgtgagacttcgtgaatgtgtgagatttcactgaagcgtgagacttcgtgaaagcgtaagaccccattgaagcgtgagacttcatggaagcgtgagatttcatcgtcgtttaccctagggcaacgacagggaacattggtttagttggatacgggtgtgttgggaggacgatacattgtttgactaaccttatcacctaacttcatatgttgagattatgatgatttgatgttgatgaacatcgttaggtattaatgattgaactgtgtaggagattcgaggacatgccatgtatataccttagagtaggcaatacataacctatatgtatatatatacaacatatgtatatatcccctttatcacaagttgattgtatatctattgtattatgtaagttgaccctagcgccttggctttgtttgtatgtttgtgtttgggcggtcggcctgctgccaggcgtctgtcagccggttcgtgatgatgcGTTGtacgggaaagacccggagcggaacaactattactgaagctttcgacgaggacccggacttcatgcctgatcgagggagggtcgatgatagtagtgtggggtatgggtggttagagtcttttggagttggttgttactgtaatagctctgattcgttttgcttttgggacagggtaggttcccgatgcatggctttttgtgtgattctcttacggagggatcacagtgagtcagtcggaccataggggtctttgcttaggccattttgaggccgactttctcctggtggtttgtaattatactttttctcactcacacttctggatctgtaaatatttgcctacgggcacactactttggagtcactgcgagtgtgtggggcgtggaagtgcagctgaggctgtacatgtttatatttgatgtatattggttagtttagtagttgtgttttgtctttacttctttatcgttttgatttaaaggaatcaatcggaaaaaaattacctgttttccgcgtaaagattatttttggttactaaagtgacacctggaaatcggggtgttacataagatgtgttagtgtgacttatttttcttttggagattttaagagttccaccttcatgaccatagatgtgtcactgggcaaatacaaggaatacatttcacttcttctgaagtgattctaagttgactctgatacccaagactctgataccttgtccctgactctgatcacttatgcgctctgattattcgtttttcatctatgtcataagcttttcactctgaactcttatattttttagctcataatctagactttactaacgttttcatcaagtattagattcagggggagctaagctcagaatcaagcagtgacttgaattcagaatgagcaagataaactattcacatcaggataagtcttattctatatctctaaactctgagtgaattcagtttaatgtttaagaattgttcatcaaaaatcttagttttgtcatcatcaaaaagggggagattgtaagatcaagttttgatctagtagtacaactctatgttttgatgattacaagttaaccttttgatatgaacaattgtggtactctaacgtgtttttctgagtgtgctatttacaggctctgacctcaactcaatctcacacaaatcagaagcactgtgtataaagggtaacccaagcaacgctttcgcattcaccatgttcagtatgaacagtggaaaagcttcagaagttctgaagctatacaaactctgatgtggactcagtcgctagaagctctgaagatccagaagttctgataaccaagaaacactgaaggttcagatgttctgatggtgtagaagactctgaagatccagaagctgaatagtggaaactctgaagtccagaagcaagaaactctgaaggccatgttcttccctctgagttcagaatcagaagatacaatggtcagaggatctgtgctttccctctgactctgatcaaccggcttcacaagttccaatatgaagtattcccctgatcagaagtctcctaggttaaaaggtcaagtcgctatccaagtacaaaagcaagtgtaccttcctgacgacctacctaacgttctcagccacagcagaagctggattttccagaactgccctccaacggtagcatttcccatgcaacgctcaaccctaatccttggagtatatatagaggctgaagattgaaagaagcggctagaaaaaaaaaaatttcacattTCTTCcggttgttaattcttccggtggagccttgtgtaagtcagaaaagacttgacatttttcacatttcttaacatactccagacagtccttcttcattgttggccaataaaatcctgctctCAAAACTTTTACTGCCAAGGATCTCCCGCCGATATGACTGGAACACacaccttcatggacttccgccattattccgggggcgtccttggtatcaacacatttgagcataggagacataattccccgccgatacaactcaccatccaccagtgtgtaaaaactggcttccctgcgttttgctctcgtgttcagatcatcatcctttggagggttctctaggaagatcttgattgactccatccaagaaggctCGCCCTCACTCACTGACTTTactgctttcaactttatttctaccaaatcaatgctcgggcgaggcagggtttcctgaatgactgtttggtaattgcccaatctccccgtgcttgccaattttgctaacacatctGCCCTCTCATTTTGACCTCTCGGGACATGCTCTATTTTAATGTCTTTGATCTCCATCATTAATCTacgcaccacttccaagtatttggaaagttgcggatcctttacctgatactcgcctttcacctgtttaaccaccaactgcgaatctcctttgatgaaTAAC contains:
- the LOC130723506 gene encoding uncharacterized protein LOC130723506, whose amino-acid sequence is MIIEQSLKFEFKASNNQSEYEALIAGLRLAIELGVQKLFIKGDSQLVVKQVKGEYQVKDPQLSKYLEVVRRLMMEIKDIKIEHVPRGQNERADVLAKLASTGRLGNYQTVIQETLPRPSIDLVEIKLKAVKSVSEGEPSWMESIKIFLENPPKDDDLNTRAKRREASFYTLVDGELYRRGIMSPMLKCVDTKDAPGIMAEVHEGVCSSHIGGRSLAVKVLRAGFYWPTMKKDCLEYVKKCEKCQVFSDLHKAPPEELTTGRNVKFFFF